In Kwoniella dejecticola CBS 10117 chromosome 4, complete sequence, one genomic interval encodes:
- a CDS encoding 26S protease regulatory subunit 6B, with amino-acid sequence MEEIGIDLKLEDPTLPSQITEKQALLSSLPTRDEELYSTWKRLEAHREFLELQEEYIRDETQNLRRELLRAQEEVKRIQSVPLVIGQFLEPVDEKRGIVGSTTGNNLVVRILSTLDRELLKPSSSVALHRHSNALVDILPPEADSSIAMLGADEKPDVKYSDIGGLDSQKQEIREAVELPLIQMDLYRKIGIDPPRGVLLYGPPGTGKTMLVKAVANSTSASFIRVVGSEFVQKYLGEGPRMVRDVFRLARENSPCIIFIDEVDAIATKRFDAQTGSDREVQRILLELLNQMDGFDQQTTVKVIMATNRADTLDPALLRPGRLDRKIEMPLPSRRERRLIFQTVTSKMNLGPDVDLEDYVSRPDQLSSAQIASICQSAGLQAVRKNRYVILPVDFEEAWKGVVKKSDETHEFLYLPILRMHQQ; translated from the exons atggaggagatagGTATCGATCTCAAGCTAGAG GACCCCACCCTCCCCTCGCAGATAACGGAGAAACAAGCGTTACTCAGCTCACTACCTACGAGGGACGAAGAGCTTTATAGTACTTGGAAAAGATTAGAAGCTCATAGAGAGTTCCTCGAGCTGCaggag GAATATATACGAGATGAGACTCAAAATCTACGACGAGAGCTCTTGAGagcccaagaagaagtcaagaggATCCAGAGTGTGCCTTTGGTCATTGGGCAGTTCTTAGAGCCTGTCGATGAGAAACGAGGTATTGTAGGATCCACCACTG GTAACAACCTGGTCGTCCGGATACTCTCGACACTAGATCGGGAACTCTTAAAACCCTCCTCGTCCGTTGCGTTACATCGTCATTCCAATGCCCTCGTCGACATTCTGCCGCCTGAAGCAGACTCCTCTATAGCGATGTTAGGAGCAGATGAGAAGCCGGATGTGAAATATAGCGATATCGGTGGATTAGATAGTCAGAAGCAAGAAATTCGAGAGGCCGTTGAATTGCCTTTGATCCAGATGGATCTGTACAGGAAGATCGGTATTGATCCCCCTCGAGGTGTTTTACTGTATGGACCACCAG GTACGGGAAAGACCATGCTGGTTAAGGCTGTTGCCAATTCCACATCGGCTTCGTTCATTCGAGTGGTTGGTTCAGAATTTGTACAAAAGTATCTGGGTGAA GGTCCTCGTATGGTCCGAGACGTTTTCAGACTTGCTCGGGAGAATTCACCCTGTATCATTTTCAtagatgaagttgatgcgATCGCTACAAAGCGTTTCGACGCGCAAACTggatctgatcgagaagTACAGCGTATTCTGTTGGAGCTGCTGAATCAGATGGACGGTTTCGATCAACAGACTACCGTCAAG GTAATCATGGCTACCAATCGAGCTGATACCCTGGATCCTGCCTTGCTACGTCCCGGTCGATTGGACAGAAAGATCGAGATGCCGTTACCATCTAGGCGAGAACGACGGTTGATCTTCCAGACTGTCACATCCAAGATGAATCTCGGGCCTGATGTGGATTTGGAAGATT ACGTatctcgacctgatcaatTGAGCTCGGCACAGATCGCTTCCATCTGTCAATCCGCGGGTctgcaag CTGTGAGGAAGAACCGATACGTCATTTTACCGGTTGACTTCGAGGAAGCctggaag GGAGTCGTCAAGAAATCAGATGAGACTCATGAGTTCT TgtatcttcccatcctgcGCATGCATCAACAATAA
- a CDS encoding glucose-6-phosphate isomerase has product MSTGKPATQYQAWKKLQQLHSSKSSKLVLKQLFANDPKRFSTFSEEFKASSPDVSLLLDYSKNLIDDEVLSTLFDLAREASVESFRDDMFAGKHINTSEDRAVLHVALRNPPTNGFKIDEEGVDEVEGVLKHIKEFSDSVRSGEWKGYTGKSIDTVVNIGIGGSDLGPVMVCEALKHYSKRDLKTHFVSNIDGTDLAEVLKLCNTETTLFIIASKTFTTQETITNAESAKAWFLEQAKDQSHVAKHFVALSTNAKAVTAFGISESNMFAFWDWVGGRYSLWSAIGLSIALSIGFKNFQELLNGAHEMDKHFKSTPLEQNLPVILALVGIWYNDFYGAQTQALLPYDQYLKKFADYFQQGDMESNGKSVTKDGSRVDYETGPIIWGQSGTNGQHAFYQLIHQGTKLIPADFLAPVQTLNPISGGKHHEILLSNFFAQPEALAFGKTEEEVRKELGAEASKNAALVKSKIFEGNKPTNSILFQKLTPGTLGALVALYEHKIHVQGAIWGINSYDQMGVELGKVLAKNILKQLGSESDVQGHDSSTTGLIHYYQKNRK; this is encoded by the exons atgtccaCCGGAAAACCTGCTACTC AATATCAAGCTTGGAAGAAGCTTCAACAACTCCACTCTTCCAAATCCTCCAAGCTCGTCCTGAAGCAACTCTTCGCCAACGATCCTAAGCGATTCTCCACTTTCTCCGAGGAATTCAAAGCCTCTTCCCCTGATGTATCCCTGTTATTGGATTACTCCAAGAACTTGATCGACGATGAAGTCCTCTCAACCCTGTTCGATCTCGCTCGAGAAGCTTCAGTCGAATCGTTCAGAGATGACATGTTCGCCGGTAAACACATCAACACTTCCGAAGACCGAGCCGTACTCCACGTCGCCCTTCGAAACCCGCCTACGAACGGCTtcaagatcgacgaggaaggtGTAGACGAAGTTGAGGGTGTCCTGAAGCACATCAAGGAGTTCTCAGATTCCGTTAGATCCGGCGAATGGAAGGGATACACCGGCAAGTCAATCGATACCGTAGTCAACATTGGTATCGGTGGTTCCGACCTGGGTCCTGTCATGGTGTGCGAAGCGCTCAAGCATTACTCCAAGCGAGATCTCAAAACCCACTTCGTCTCCAACATTGACGGTACCGATCTCGCCGAAGTCCTGAAGCTCTGTAACACCGAGACCACactcttcatcattgctTCCAAGACCTTCACCACTCAAGAGACAATCACCAACGCTGAGAGTGCTAAAGCATGGTTCCTTGAACAAGCCAAAGAC CAATCCCACGTAGCCAAGCACTTCGTAGCCCTTTCTACCAACGCCAAAGCCGTCACTGCCTTCGGTATCTCCGAATCCAATATGTTCGCATTCTGGGACTGGGTCGGTGGAAGATACTCCCTGTGGTCCGCTATCGGTCTTTCCATTGCCTTGTCCATCGGGTTTAAGAACTTCCAGGAATTGCTGAACGGTGCTCACGAAATGGACAAGCACTTCAAGTCTACTCCTCTCGAACAGAATTTGCCCGTCATCCTCGCTTTGGTCGGTATCTGGTACAACGACTTCTACG GTGCTCAAACCCAAGCTTTGCTTCCTTACGACCAATACCTCAAGAAGTTCGCCGACTACTTCCAACAAGGTGATATGGAGTCCAACGGTAAGAGCGTGACCAAAGATGGATCTAGGGTAGACTACGAGACCGGA CCCATCATCTGGGGACAAAGCGGTACCAACGGACAACACGCCTTCTACCAACTTATCCACCAAGGAACCAAGCTTATCCCAGC TGATTTCCTCGCACCTGTTCAAACTTTGAACCCCATCTCTGGTGGAAAGCATCACGAGATCCTCTTATCCAACTTCTTCGCTCAACCCGAGGCCCTCGCCTTCGGaaagaccgaagaagaagtccgaAAAGAGCTCGGTGCCGAAGCGTCCAAAAACGCTGCTTTGGTCAAATCAAAGATCTTTGAAGGTAACAAACCGACCAACTCGATCTTATTCCAAAAACTCACTCCTGGGACGCTCGGTGCTCTCGTCGCATTGTACGAGCACAAGATCCACGTCCAGGGTGCGATCTGGGGAATCAACTCGTACGATCAAATGGGTGTCGAACTTGGTAAA GTCCTCGCTAAGAACATTCTCAAGCAACTTGGTTCTGAGTCCGACGTTCAAGGTCATGACAGCTCT ACTACCGGTCTTATCCACTACTACCAAAAGAACAGGAAGTAA